A region of Pseudomonas putida DNA encodes the following proteins:
- a CDS encoding MFS transporter — MSPRLLAMALAPLLGLFIIALGNGFMSSLTTLRLGAAGESATTIGIVSSSYFIGLTLGAIFNDRLILRIGHIRAYTSFASLIAATILLQGLFYDTTWWSILRLINGWAAVGVFLVIESWLLLAGDAKIRGRLLALYMISFYGAGVIAQAGLGEITGLGDTAPFMLAGMLAALSVLPIVILPRVSPLLDQVEPLKPRQLLGVAPSGLVGCFGSGVAIAGIYALLPLYLQRIGLDVGEVGNMMAWVILGAMLLQYPVGRWSDRKDRQDVLIALAGLCVVLSLITVFLPSESSLLPAMLFLLGGGVFALYPVAVSHAADRAPSDALVPMIQGLLLINSLGSALAPLAISPMMTSFGEAGLFWAFAVVNLGMVSFFLWRRGKRPAAEHPAPFTASTTFSPTGAELRVTEDLMHAAQEHPPLEPAEHKVPRPEHS, encoded by the coding sequence ATGTCTCCGCGTTTGCTGGCCATGGCGCTGGCGCCCCTGCTCGGGCTGTTCATCATTGCCCTGGGCAACGGCTTCATGTCTTCCCTGACCACCCTGCGCCTGGGCGCTGCCGGTGAATCGGCAACCACCATCGGTATCGTGTCGTCGAGTTACTTCATTGGCCTGACCCTTGGCGCGATCTTCAATGACCGGCTGATTCTGCGCATCGGCCATATCCGCGCCTACACCAGCTTCGCCTCGCTGATCGCTGCGACCATTTTGCTGCAGGGTCTGTTTTACGACACAACCTGGTGGTCGATCTTGCGCCTGATCAATGGCTGGGCTGCGGTCGGCGTGTTCCTGGTGATCGAGAGCTGGCTGCTGCTGGCCGGCGACGCGAAGATCCGTGGTCGCCTGCTGGCGCTGTACATGATTAGCTTCTACGGTGCTGGCGTTATCGCCCAGGCAGGCCTTGGCGAAATCACCGGCCTGGGCGATACCGCGCCGTTCATGCTCGCCGGCATGCTTGCGGCACTGTCGGTGCTGCCGATCGTGATCCTGCCACGGGTATCACCGCTGCTGGATCAGGTCGAACCACTGAAACCGCGCCAACTGCTGGGTGTGGCACCGTCGGGCCTGGTCGGCTGCTTCGGTTCGGGCGTGGCGATTGCCGGCATTTATGCCCTGCTGCCGCTGTATCTGCAGCGCATCGGCCTGGACGTGGGGGAAGTCGGCAACATGATGGCCTGGGTGATCCTGGGCGCTATGCTGCTCCAATACCCGGTGGGTCGTTGGTCTGACCGCAAAGACCGCCAGGACGTGCTGATTGCCCTGGCCGGGCTGTGCGTGGTGCTGTCGTTGATCACCGTGTTCCTGCCTTCTGAGTCTTCATTGCTGCCCGCGATGCTGTTCCTGCTGGGGGGCGGCGTGTTCGCCCTGTACCCGGTGGCGGTCAGCCACGCTGCCGACCGTGCACCGTCCGACGCCTTGGTACCCATGATCCAGGGCTTGCTGTTGATCAACTCGCTGGGCTCGGCACTGGCGCCACTGGCGATTTCGCCGATGATGACTTCGTTTGGCGAGGCGGGGCTGTTCTGGGCCTTCGCAGTGGTCAACCTGGGCATGGTGAGCTTCTTCCTGTGGCGCCGTGGCAAGCGCCCGGCGGCGGAGCACCCGGCCCCCTTCACCGCCTCGACCACCTTCTCGCCCACCGGCGCCGAGCTGCGGGTAACCGAAGACCTGATGCATGCAGCGCAAGAACACCCGCCGCTGGAGCCTGCGGAGCATAAAGTGCCACGCCCAGAGCACAGCTGA